A window from Flavobacterium gyeonganense encodes these proteins:
- the gldM gene encoding gliding motility protein GldM produces the protein MAGGKLTPRQKMINLMYLVFIAMLAMNMSKEVLSAFGLMNEKFESANTSSEQTNAGLLSSLDQKAAEAKGEFAAAAVTAHKVESASKEFYAYIGGLKGDVLKGFETDKETGKLPYEAMDKGDNIDNWFTGEGYTAKGNEIISKIEKYKADMKAALSDKKYAAIVAEIEKKFDVSDVKNKEGLKDKYLAYHFKGFPAVASLAKLSAWQNDVQKAESDVYSAALGKAAVAAASYSNYQAIVVLDKNAYFQGEKVTGKVVLGRYDENTKPTSFQGPGQIVNGQAVISLTAGGVGEQDINGQFTFLEDGKNIPLKFSGKYVVVPRPNSATISADKMNVVYRGVVNPISVSFAGVDANKIVASAPGLNSAGKPGKYNMSPGSGTEATISVTGTLPNGDKVTDKKTFRIKGIPGPTGTIRGEMGVVKGPKSNLEIATIGAKLLDFDFEVGLDVVGFNLKIAGQPTVVVNGNKMNAQCKSVLAKAGRGDQVTISEIKTKLVGAGSYLLPRTAPVIYEIQ, from the coding sequence ACAGAAGATGATTAACCTGATGTATCTGGTTTTCATCGCAATGTTAGCAATGAATATGTCCAAAGAAGTATTGTCTGCTTTTGGATTAATGAATGAAAAATTTGAAAGTGCAAATACATCGTCTGAGCAAACAAATGCTGGACTATTGTCTTCACTTGATCAAAAAGCTGCTGAGGCAAAAGGAGAATTTGCCGCTGCTGCAGTTACAGCTCATAAAGTTGAATCAGCTTCAAAAGAGTTTTATGCATACATCGGTGGATTAAAAGGCGATGTTTTAAAAGGTTTTGAAACTGATAAAGAGACTGGGAAATTGCCTTATGAGGCAATGGACAAAGGAGATAATATCGACAACTGGTTTACAGGTGAAGGATATACTGCAAAAGGAAATGAAATCATTTCTAAAATCGAGAAATACAAAGCTGACATGAAAGCAGCTTTATCTGATAAAAAGTATGCAGCTATAGTTGCAGAAATTGAAAAGAAATTTGATGTTTCTGATGTTAAAAATAAAGAAGGATTGAAAGATAAGTATTTGGCTTATCACTTTAAAGGTTTTCCAGCTGTAGCTTCATTAGCTAAACTTTCAGCCTGGCAAAATGATGTTCAAAAAGCAGAATCAGATGTTTATAGTGCTGCATTAGGAAAAGCTGCTGTTGCTGCTGCATCCTACAGTAACTATCAGGCAATCGTAGTTTTAGATAAGAATGCATATTTCCAAGGTGAAAAAGTAACCGGTAAAGTAGTTTTAGGTCGTTATGATGAAAATACTAAGCCAACTTCATTCCAAGGACCTGGTCAAATTGTTAATGGTCAAGCTGTTATCTCATTAACCGCAGGTGGTGTAGGAGAGCAAGACATTAATGGTCAATTTACATTCTTGGAAGATGGTAAAAATATTCCGCTTAAATTTTCAGGAAAATATGTTGTAGTTCCTAGACCAAATTCTGCTACAATTTCTGCTGATAAAATGAATGTTGTTTATAGAGGTGTTGTTAATCCAATCTCTGTTTCTTTTGCTGGTGTTGATGCTAATAAAATTGTTGCCAGTGCACCGGGATTAAATTCTGCAGGTAAACCAGGTAAATACAATATGAGCCCAGGTTCAGGTACAGAGGCTACTATTTCTGTTACAGGTACACTACCAAACGGAGATAAAGTTACAGACAAGAAAACATTCAGAATTAAAGGGATTCCTGGTCCAACGGGTACAATTAGAGGTGAGATGGGTGTTGTTAAAGGACCTAAATCTAACTTAGAGATTGCTACAATAGGTGCTAAATTGCTTGATTTCGATTTTGAAGTTGGTTTAGATGTAGTTGGATTCAATTTAAAAATTGCTGGTCAGCCTACAGTTGTAGTGAATGGTAACAAAATGAATGCACAATGTAAATCAGTTCTTGCTAAAGCAGGCAGAGGAGATCAGGTTACTATTTCTGAAATTAAAACTAAACTTGTTGGAGCTGGAAGTTATTTATTGCCAAGAACCGCTCCGGTAATTTACGAAATACAATAA
- the gldN gene encoding gliding motility protein GldN: MKVRNFLIAIVSIAGSYTSTAQSNLLNAKTPAQIGLKTPAQLISDNDKPLAYGYVDDRDVLMGKTTWEIIDLNEKINFPLYFPVDTANIGSDRRSLYDVLTKAMKNGKITEVYADSYFNTKKSLKDIEGSLSRIDTTDAGRELINQYPDDYKSRVVKKKVVTGTGKKKVVTYVDEVVGPTRTVPSEYILKQDLTAADVSQYKIKGYWYFDKRQSELKYRLLGICPVTPDVYTMNSDEKDYIELFWIFYPNSREVLHEAKAFNDNNSALPISFDQILNSRRFNAVVYKEENMYGDREIKEYMKDNAQNQLLESERVKEKIRNFEQDMWNY; this comes from the coding sequence ATGAAAGTAAGAAATTTTTTAATAGCTATTGTTTCTATCGCCGGAAGTTATACTTCTACTGCGCAATCTAACTTGCTTAATGCGAAGACACCTGCACAAATTGGACTTAAAACTCCTGCACAGCTTATCTCAGATAATGACAAGCCTTTGGCTTATGGTTATGTAGATGATAGAGATGTATTAATGGGGAAAACTACCTGGGAAATTATTGATTTAAATGAGAAGATCAACTTTCCCTTATATTTTCCGGTAGATACAGCTAATATTGGTTCTGATAGACGTTCACTTTATGATGTTTTGACGAAAGCTATGAAAAATGGCAAAATAACTGAGGTATATGCTGATAGTTATTTCAATACTAAAAAATCTTTGAAAGACATCGAAGGATCATTATCACGTATTGATACAACAGATGCTGGTAGGGAACTGATTAACCAATATCCTGATGATTATAAGTCTCGTGTTGTTAAGAAAAAGGTTGTTACTGGTACCGGCAAGAAGAAAGTAGTTACTTATGTAGATGAAGTAGTTGGTCCTACCAGAACAGTTCCTTCAGAATATATTTTAAAACAAGACCTAACTGCTGCAGATGTTTCTCAGTATAAGATTAAAGGATATTGGTATTTTGACAAACGTCAAAGTGAGTTGAAATATCGTTTACTTGGGATTTGTCCGGTAACTCCTGATGTTTATACTATGAACAGTGATGAAAAGGATTATATTGAGTTATTCTGGATTTTTTATCCAAATTCAAGAGAAGTTTTGCATGAAGCAAAAGCTTTTAACGATAATAACTCAGCTCTTCCTATTTCGTTTGATCAAATCTTAAATTCTAGACGTTTTAATGCTGTTGTGTATAAAGAAGAAAATATGTATGGAGATCGAGAGATTAAAGAATACATGAAAGACAATGCACAAAACCAATTGTTAGAGTCAGAAAGAGTAAAAGAAAAGATTCGTAATTTCGAACAAGATATGTGGAATTACTAA
- a CDS encoding NAD(P)/FAD-dependent oxidoreductase, which translates to MFDYLIIGSGLAGISFSEIALKNNKTILVIDNTSQNSSEVAGGLYNPVILKRFSEVWDAKRQLALMNDFYSQVEDKLKEKFNFKMPVLRKFFSIEEQNNWFAASDKINLEPFLSTKLISKKFNGIDSPYGYGEVLHTGYVNTSLLLEKYKQFLIANNLLLEETFDSSFVEFLDVGIQYKNIQAKHVIFAEGFGLHKNPFFNYLPLDGTKGELFIIKAPDLNLDVIVNTNVFILPLGGNLFKVGATYNWHDKTAGPTEEGKKELLERIKEIITCDFEIVKHFGGIRPTVADRRPLIGTHEFYKSLHILNGLGTRGVMLGPSLALLLFNHIEKGDPIDPQADIKRFHKRYLKSTISRRL; encoded by the coding sequence ATGTTTGACTATTTAATCATCGGATCTGGATTGGCCGGAATTTCTTTTTCTGAAATTGCACTTAAAAACAATAAGACAATTTTAGTTATTGATAATACATCTCAGAACTCTTCTGAAGTTGCAGGCGGCTTATATAATCCGGTAATTTTGAAACGATTTAGTGAGGTTTGGGACGCTAAAAGACAATTGGCTTTAATGAATGATTTCTATAGTCAGGTGGAAGATAAACTGAAGGAGAAATTTAATTTTAAAATGCCTGTTTTAAGAAAGTTTTTCTCAATAGAAGAACAGAACAATTGGTTTGCTGCTTCAGACAAAATAAATCTGGAACCATTTTTATCTACTAAATTAATTTCTAAAAAGTTTAATGGTATTGATTCTCCTTACGGCTACGGAGAAGTTTTACATACCGGATATGTAAATACATCATTGTTGTTAGAAAAGTACAAGCAATTTTTGATTGCAAATAATTTGTTGCTTGAAGAAACTTTTGATAGTAGCTTTGTTGAGTTTTTAGACGTAGGAATTCAATACAAGAATATACAGGCTAAACATGTTATTTTTGCGGAAGGTTTTGGATTACATAAAAATCCATTCTTTAATTATCTTCCACTGGATGGGACAAAAGGTGAATTATTCATAATAAAAGCTCCTGATCTAAACCTTGATGTTATTGTAAACACAAATGTTTTTATTCTGCCATTAGGAGGAAATCTTTTCAAAGTTGGTGCTACTTACAATTGGCATGACAAGACAGCGGGGCCAACAGAAGAAGGAAAAAAAGAACTTTTAGAACGCATTAAAGAAATTATTACTTGTGATTTTGAAATCGTAAAACATTTTGGCGGTATTCGGCCAACGGTTGCTGATAGAAGACCTCTGATAGGAACTCATGAATTTTATAAATCCCTTCATATTTTAAATGGATTAGGCACACGTGGAGTAATGCTAGGTCCTTCTTTGGCACTACTATTGTTTAATCATATCGAAAAAGGAGATCCGATTGATCCTCAGGCAGATATTAAGCGTTTCCATAAAAGATATTTAAAGTCTACTATTTCTCGCCGGCTTTAG
- a CDS encoding TerC/Alx family metal homeostasis membrane protein, whose amino-acid sequence MNQHPIFSEHPGLIVVFSIAVVIMLLLDLGIFNKKSHVVSNKEAITWSLVWISLAMIFSGLVYHYAGAAKFYEFQSAYWIEKALSVDNLFVFILVFKFFDVANQNKHKVLFWGIIGALVLRAIFIFSGAFLIELTYLNKLLSLAGIEGFKYDINLIMTAFGLFLVYAGIKSWSSGDDDDDEDYNNTRGARLIRKFFSVSDKYDGDKFFTFENGKKLATPLLVVVAVIEFTDLLFAVDSIPAIFAISNDPFILYTSNIFAILGLRALFFLLDNFIHLFSKLQYGLAIILSFIGIKMIISPFYHIDSIYSLLVIGGVLIISVIASIMFPEPKEA is encoded by the coding sequence ATGAATCAACACCCAATCTTTTCGGAACATCCCGGTTTAATTGTCGTTTTCTCGATTGCAGTAGTCATTATGCTTTTACTGGATTTAGGAATCTTCAACAAAAAAAGCCACGTCGTATCAAACAAAGAAGCGATTACGTGGTCATTAGTATGGATCAGCTTAGCCATGATTTTTAGTGGTTTAGTATATCACTATGCCGGAGCTGCAAAGTTCTATGAGTTTCAATCGGCTTATTGGATAGAGAAAGCACTTTCTGTAGATAATCTATTTGTATTTATATTAGTATTTAAGTTTTTTGACGTAGCCAATCAAAACAAACATAAAGTATTGTTTTGGGGAATTATTGGAGCCTTGGTTTTAAGAGCGATATTTATATTCTCTGGAGCATTCTTGATAGAATTAACTTATCTAAACAAACTTTTAAGCCTTGCAGGAATAGAAGGATTTAAATATGATATTAACTTAATTATGACTGCTTTTGGTTTATTCTTGGTTTATGCAGGAATCAAATCATGGTCTTCTGGAGACGATGATGACGATGAAGACTACAACAACACAAGAGGAGCAAGATTAATCAGAAAGTTTTTTAGCGTAAGCGATAAATACGACGGAGATAAATTCTTTACATTCGAAAATGGAAAAAAATTAGCAACACCACTTTTAGTAGTTGTGGCAGTAATTGAGTTTACCGATTTGTTATTTGCAGTAGATTCTATCCCGGCAATTTTTGCAATTTCAAACGATCCGTTTATTCTTTACACATCTAACATCTTTGCAATTTTAGGACTTAGAGCATTATTTTTCTTATTAGATAACTTCATTCACCTATTCAGTAAATTACAATACGGATTGGCAATTATCTTATCATTTATTGGAATCAAAATGATCATTTCGCCATTCTACCATATCGATTCCATTTATTCATTATTGGTAATCGGAGGCGTATTGATTATTTCAGTAATAGCATCTATTATGTTCCCAGAACCAAAAGAAGCTTAA
- a CDS encoding App1 family protein, producing the protein MKPILQLYRGYANEQELIVMGHVFKRTYNYDFQKKNFKNARSIINQFRIKTIQNFDIYLKFGEKEIHTKTLDDGYFKFCIPLEKEFHFGWMEYQVSIRYKSEIIVSRGSFIRPHEGNLGIISDIDDTFLISHTKNIFKKIYILLFKNVNDRKVFKDVVPHYQALSSAGRNNKDEQNAFFYISSSEWNLYRFIVKFTKIHKLPRAVILLKDIKRGITDFFMSGRGDHNHKFDKIKHVLEFYPNLKYVLLGDDSQHDPFLYEQICKIFPVTVIAVYIRQTGKSQKSEVKKIMKNLEALDVLACYFKESSEAIMHSKSIGIIK; encoded by the coding sequence ATGAAACCAATTTTACAATTATATCGCGGTTATGCCAATGAACAGGAATTAATTGTAATGGGGCATGTATTTAAACGAACGTACAACTATGATTTTCAGAAGAAAAACTTCAAAAATGCACGTTCGATTATCAATCAGTTCAGAATAAAAACGATTCAGAATTTTGACATTTACCTGAAATTTGGAGAAAAAGAAATCCATACCAAAACTTTAGATGATGGTTATTTTAAGTTTTGCATTCCGCTTGAAAAGGAATTTCATTTTGGATGGATGGAATATCAAGTTAGTATTAGATATAAATCCGAAATCATTGTTTCCAGAGGTAGTTTTATAAGACCTCACGAAGGGAACCTGGGAATTATATCTGATATCGACGATACTTTTTTAATTTCGCACACAAAAAACATCTTTAAGAAAATATATATCCTGTTATTTAAAAATGTAAATGACCGAAAAGTTTTTAAAGATGTGGTCCCACATTATCAGGCTTTGAGTTCAGCGGGAAGAAATAATAAGGACGAACAGAATGCGTTCTTTTACATCTCAAGCAGTGAATGGAATTTGTATCGGTTTATTGTAAAATTCACCAAAATCCATAAGTTGCCCAGAGCTGTTATTTTACTGAAAGACATCAAAAGAGGCATTACTGATTTTTTCATGAGCGGACGCGGTGACCACAATCATAAATTCGACAAAATAAAACATGTTTTGGAATTCTATCCGAATCTTAAATATGTATTATTAGGAGATGATTCACAACACGATCCATTTCTGTACGAGCAAATATGCAAAATATTTCCGGTTACCGTAATTGCAGTTTATATCAGACAAACAGGCAAAAGTCAAAAGTCGGAAGTCAAAAAAATCATGAAAAACTTAGAAGCTCTCGATGTTTTGGCCTGCTATTTTAAAGAAAGCAGTGAAGCGATTATGCATTCAAAATCTATTGGGATTATCAAGTAG
- a CDS encoding diacylglycerol/lipid kinase family protein: protein MKKNIIFVVNPISGDLDKSDLIESVQEFADTNNVDLVVYETTGKNDVKKIQDLYNKYSPERIVVAGGDGTIKMVAEAMEEHDVIIGILPAGSANGLSVDLNLPSTIEENLKIAFLNHYIEMDMICINGKKSIHLSDLGLNADLVKNYEESDVRGFWGYALQAFTTLTESNEPFVATITANKETVEHTARMIVIANSQKYGTGVTINPNGAMNDGKFELVILKNLDLFLIGKIITGNMPIDTEDVVIISTDKATIQTDYPVSFQIDGEYCGTQKLLEIHILHKQMKIAIP, encoded by the coding sequence TTGAAAAAGAATATCATATTCGTTGTAAATCCCATTTCAGGAGACTTGGATAAATCTGATTTGATTGAGTCAGTACAGGAGTTTGCAGACACAAATAACGTTGATCTGGTGGTGTACGAAACCACCGGAAAAAATGATGTTAAAAAAATACAAGACCTATACAATAAGTACAGTCCGGAACGAATTGTCGTAGCCGGAGGTGATGGTACAATTAAAATGGTAGCCGAAGCTATGGAAGAGCACGATGTTATCATTGGTATTTTGCCTGCCGGTTCTGCAAATGGGCTATCCGTTGATTTAAACTTGCCATCAACAATCGAAGAAAACCTGAAAATTGCTTTTTTAAATCATTATATCGAAATGGATATGATTTGTATTAATGGTAAAAAAAGTATTCATTTAAGCGATTTAGGTCTCAATGCCGATCTGGTTAAAAATTATGAAGAAAGTGACGTTCGCGGATTTTGGGGATACGCTTTGCAGGCATTTACAACCCTAACAGAATCCAATGAACCTTTTGTTGCGACAATTACCGCAAACAAAGAGACAGTTGAACATACAGCAAGAATGATTGTTATTGCCAATTCTCAAAAATATGGAACAGGCGTGACCATTAATCCAAATGGTGCTATGAATGACGGTAAATTTGAATTGGTAATTCTCAAAAACCTGGATTTATTTTTAATCGGAAAAATTATTACGGGTAACATGCCAATTGATACAGAAGATGTTGTTATTATTTCAACAGACAAAGCTACGATTCAAACCGATTATCCGGTGAGTTTTCAGATTGACGGTGAATATTGCGGAACACAGAAGTTGTTGGAAATCCATATTCTGCACAAGCAAATGAAAATTGCGATTCCTTAA
- a CDS encoding peptidogalycan biosysnthesis protein, with protein MNTNYSFQIYKSTSLLPLEWNLLASENIFLTREYLEVLENSCPVNMTCHFIGIFEEEKLMGIVLTQFLFAEKLESFGERDKCLKTSVRNFALKNFASHVLFVGNNMLTGQNAFAFAQNIKQSKAIKTLHKAITQLKKDLKASGKKVHITSIKDFTAKEIEPLQAEFKNNYTFSTQPNMVFEINKNWKSEQDYIDALSKKYRDQYKRARKKADGIVKQKMSLSDIRKYEDIIYDLYFHVAKNAPFNTFFLARNHFSFFKEIMKDEFLLYGYFLEEKLIGFNTLIKNGNVMDTYFLGYDESVQREKMLYLNMLYDMIGYSIKKGFKTIVFARTALEIKSSVGAKPVKMYGLITHSNALINHNISRFFNYLEPKTDWQERNPFK; from the coding sequence TTGAATACAAACTATTCTTTTCAAATATATAAAAGCACGTCCCTGCTGCCTTTAGAATGGAACTTGCTGGCTTCAGAAAACATTTTTTTGACACGCGAATATCTCGAAGTACTGGAAAATTCCTGTCCAGTAAACATGACTTGCCATTTCATCGGAATCTTTGAAGAAGAGAAGCTTATGGGAATCGTCCTGACCCAATTTTTATTTGCAGAAAAACTGGAATCCTTTGGAGAACGTGATAAATGCTTAAAAACTTCTGTTCGGAATTTTGCTCTTAAAAATTTCGCTTCGCATGTATTGTTTGTGGGCAACAACATGCTCACGGGGCAAAATGCTTTTGCTTTTGCTCAAAACATAAAACAATCCAAAGCAATAAAAACACTTCATAAAGCCATCACTCAGCTTAAAAAAGATTTAAAAGCAAGTGGAAAAAAAGTTCATATTACCAGTATAAAAGATTTTACTGCCAAAGAAATTGAACCACTGCAGGCCGAATTCAAAAATAATTATACATTCTCTACCCAGCCTAACATGGTTTTTGAAATCAATAAAAACTGGAAATCAGAACAGGATTATATTGATGCTTTATCCAAAAAATACCGGGACCAGTACAAACGCGCCAGAAAAAAAGCAGACGGAATCGTAAAGCAAAAAATGTCCTTATCAGACATCCGAAAATATGAAGATATTATTTACGACCTCTACTTTCATGTGGCAAAAAATGCCCCTTTCAATACTTTTTTTCTCGCCAGAAATCATTTTAGCTTTTTTAAAGAAATAATGAAAGATGAATTTCTCCTTTATGGTTATTTTTTAGAAGAAAAATTAATTGGTTTCAATACATTGATAAAAAACGGAAATGTAATGGATACCTATTTTTTAGGTTATGATGAAAGTGTGCAACGTGAAAAAATGTTGTATCTGAACATGCTTTACGATATGATCGGGTATTCCATTAAAAAAGGTTTTAAAACTATTGTTTTCGCCAGAACTGCTCTTGAGATTAAAAGTTCTGTAGGTGCCAAACCTGTAAAAATGTATGGTTTGATCACCCACAGCAATGCTTTAATCAATCATAATATTTCGCGATTTTTTAATTATTTGGAACCCAAAACCGATTGGCAGGAACGAAATCCTTTTAAATAA
- a CDS encoding DUF1761 domain-containing protein, producing MEINFITFLAAAVVTLVTGFIWYNPKVFGTIWMRENNFTQEDLRKGNMLKIFGFTYIFSVMISMALMSFTIHQSGAVGMIGGPPMIASAKPSFHAFMADYGTAYRTFKHGALHGFMAGLFFAFPVIGINGLFERKSWKYIFVHAGYWMLTLTIIGGIVCAYA from the coding sequence ATGGAAATTAACTTTATTACATTTCTGGCAGCTGCTGTTGTTACACTTGTAACAGGCTTCATCTGGTACAACCCAAAAGTATTTGGAACCATCTGGATGAGAGAAAATAATTTTACACAAGAAGATCTCAGAAAAGGCAATATGCTCAAAATATTTGGCTTTACTTATATTTTCTCTGTAATGATTTCAATGGCTTTAATGTCGTTCACCATTCATCAGTCCGGGGCCGTAGGAATGATTGGCGGACCACCCATGATAGCAAGTGCCAAACCATCTTTTCATGCTTTTATGGCAGATTATGGAACAGCTTACCGCACTTTTAAACATGGTGCTCTTCATGGTTTTATGGCGGGTCTTTTTTTTGCTTTCCCGGTTATTGGAATCAATGGTTTATTCGAAAGGAAATCTTGGAAATACATCTTTGTTCATGCAGGATACTGGATGCTCACCCTTACCATTATAGGTGGAATTGTCTGTGCATATGCATAA